TGAACCGATTTATACACAAATATGCAATCAAATAATTGAAGGAATGGCAAAACGAGAACTTTTGCCTGGCGATAAACTTCCATCAGTAAGAAGTCTTGGAGCAGATATTGGTATTAATTTTCATACAGTCAATAAAGCCTATCAAATTCTAAAACAAGAAGGATTTATTCAAATTCATCGCCAAAAAGGTGTGGTCATTCATCCTGATGGTGTAAAAAAAGCAGATGAACTTTTTTTTGCCAAACTACAAAATAAATTAAAGCCACTAATAGCTGAATCAGTAGTTAGAAGTGTTACAGAAGAAAAATGGATGGAAGTAAGCAAAGTTATTTTTGATGAAATGAACGGACGGAGCGTGAAATAGAAATGGAAATTATCATCTATATTTTTGTTAGTATTGCGATCATTTCATTGCAAGCAATTACGCCATTTATTATTCGGAAATCAGAATGTTTTGGTGTAAATGTTGGAGAACGTGCTAATCGAAAAGCAGAATTAAAACAATTGAAAAAACAATATGTTGGGCAAGTTGTTTTATGGACAAGTTTAGTTGCTATTATCGGCATTGCTTTATTACAAGGATTTAACACAAGTGAAGATGTCCAAGCAGGAATTTTTATTTCATCGATGTTTGGACAACTAATTGTCTCTTTTGTTATTTATTACCGTTTCCACCAGACGACGCTACAATGGAAAAAAGAAAAAATCATGTCTGGGGAAATCTCAACAAATTCCATTATTATGGTAGATACTAGTTTTCATCGGAGGAAAATGGTTATTTCTTATACTTGGTTTATGGTGCCACTACTTCTTTTTATAATTACGCTCGCTATTACAGTAGTATTTTATCCACAAGCACCTATGGCGTTTCCAACGCATTTTGATATGCAAGGAAATATTACGAGCACCATGGCAAAATCGCCAAGAGCAGCTTTACTTTTTCCAATGTTACAGCTGGTGATGATTGGGGTGTTTATGTTTATCAATTTTGTCATTGCGAGAAGTAAGCAACAAGTGGAAAATGAAAACCCATCAGATTCTTTAAAACGGAATATGCTATTTAGACAGATATCTAGTAAAGTAATGTTGATTATGTGTACTATTTTGATGATTGATTTCTTAGTAATGCAAGTTGTTATTTTGCTGGCCTTACCAGGTGAACTTATCATGATTACGATGATTATTTCGGTAGTACTGATTATGTTAGGCGTAGTTCTACTTGCAGTCAAGGTTGGTCAAGGTGGCAGTAGATTAAAATTCGCGAGTGGGCCTGATGGAGTGAGTAAACCAATTCGTGATGATGATGCTTTTTGGAAAGCGGGGATATTTTATTTCAATCGCAATGATCCAGCTTTATTTGTTGAAAAACGTTTTGGAATTGGCTGGACGATAAATGCAGCACGACCAGTTGCTTGGTTATCTTTTCTATTTATAATTATTGTTATTGTCCTAATCAGCTTGTGGTTTTAACTAAAGCTAGCCAGGGTATTTACCATGTGTTATGCTTACGACAATATAAGCATCTTCTGGCATAATATTCTTTTAAAAAGGAGTAGATAGTCATGGCG
The nucleotide sequence above comes from Listeria ivanovii subsp. londoniensis. Encoded proteins:
- a CDS encoding GntR family transcriptional regulator, with product MLLTIDLQSDEPIYTQICNQIIEGMAKRELLPGDKLPSVRSLGADIGINFHTVNKAYQILKQEGFIQIHRQKGVVIHPDGVKKADELFFAKLQNKLKPLIAESVVRSVTEEKWMEVSKVIFDEMNGRSVK
- a CDS encoding DUF1648 domain-containing protein; the protein is MEIIIYIFVSIAIISLQAITPFIIRKSECFGVNVGERANRKAELKQLKKQYVGQVVLWTSLVAIIGIALLQGFNTSEDVQAGIFISSMFGQLIVSFVIYYRFHQTTLQWKKEKIMSGEISTNSIIMVDTSFHRRKMVISYTWFMVPLLLFIITLAITVVFYPQAPMAFPTHFDMQGNITSTMAKSPRAALLFPMLQLVMIGVFMFINFVIARSKQQVENENPSDSLKRNMLFRQISSKVMLIMCTILMIDFLVMQVVILLALPGELIMITMIISVVLIMLGVVLLAVKVGQGGSRLKFASGPDGVSKPIRDDDAFWKAGIFYFNRNDPALFVEKRFGIGWTINAARPVAWLSFLFIIIVIVLISLWF